The Pyruvatibacter sp. HU-CL02332 genome includes a window with the following:
- a CDS encoding glycoside hydrolase family 2 TIM barrel-domain containing protein — protein MFSKWAKRIVAAAFVLAVGWWLFSGEDDERLFASALTEADYLQPTPLIVNPRGRDTVSLNGPWNIIIDPQDRGLPTRALGLTLPGFFENLQDTGPMELVEYRFDESEKLQVPGDWNTQREDLFWYKERVWYQRYFDVARQDTQSYHLYFGAAHYEAHVAVNGVYAGTHKGGFTPFNLDVTDLLVDGQNSVVVSVSSKLNHGTVPTANTDWFNYGGLTRDVMLVSTPSIFIQDYEVTLLDEVTKDIRVAIDLNQPLRDVPVSVKIAELNADISMTTDRDGHAEARLTAPNAMLWSPETPNLYDVTLETGGAEIQDRIGLRTIRVEGDRILLNGQPVFLRGMSAHEETTTRYGRNATPDDGKAVLSLIKELGGNYVRLAHYPHNAHTVKLADEMGLMVWSEIPVYWDVDWHDTGSLADARNQLEEMITRDRNRASVITWSIGNETPNSDARLSFMENLADHARAVDSTRPVSAALVGDEVGQQLGQAIAVRALTSDDTPEATKQAIREFLGPLNSWLLDQALAWEIIDPQAPIIIELEDPLGDSVDIVGINEYIGWYYAAFLSPVFDIPEAELREQMFELTPNITLRNAYGKPLVISETGAGAVAGRRDADMSIWSEDYQAKVYERQIEMLQNSDQLAGLSPWIIKDFRSAMRPLNGVQDFWNRKGLVSETGERKAAFHVLKAYYQGLAASEAAQSEPPQNANDELE, from the coding sequence ATGTTTTCAAAATGGGCAAAACGAATTGTTGCTGCGGCGTTTGTGCTTGCAGTCGGATGGTGGCTGTTCTCCGGGGAAGACGACGAACGGCTTTTTGCATCGGCTCTGACTGAGGCCGACTACCTGCAACCGACCCCGCTGATCGTCAATCCGCGTGGCCGAGACACCGTCAGCCTTAATGGCCCGTGGAACATAATCATCGACCCGCAAGATCGCGGGCTGCCTACACGCGCATTGGGTCTCACGCTGCCTGGCTTCTTCGAAAACCTTCAGGACACCGGCCCCATGGAGCTGGTGGAATACAGGTTTGACGAGTCGGAGAAACTGCAAGTGCCCGGCGACTGGAACACCCAGCGCGAGGATCTGTTCTGGTACAAGGAACGCGTCTGGTATCAGCGCTACTTTGATGTAGCCAGGCAAGACACCCAGTCTTACCACCTGTATTTTGGTGCCGCTCACTATGAGGCACACGTCGCCGTGAATGGGGTTTACGCGGGAACCCACAAGGGCGGTTTCACGCCTTTCAATCTCGATGTGACCGACCTTTTGGTAGACGGGCAAAACAGCGTCGTTGTTTCGGTAAGTTCGAAACTGAACCATGGGACCGTGCCAACCGCCAACACGGACTGGTTCAACTATGGTGGCCTGACGCGTGACGTCATGCTGGTAAGCACGCCGAGCATTTTCATTCAGGACTATGAGGTGACTTTGCTGGATGAGGTCACGAAGGACATTCGTGTAGCCATTGACCTCAACCAGCCCCTGCGGGATGTGCCTGTAAGCGTCAAAATCGCCGAGCTGAATGCAGATATCAGCATGACAACGGATCGCGATGGCCATGCGGAAGCGCGCCTTACTGCGCCAAACGCAATGCTGTGGTCCCCGGAAACCCCTAACCTGTACGACGTGACGCTGGAGACCGGAGGGGCAGAAATCCAGGACCGGATTGGACTTCGCACCATTCGTGTGGAGGGCGACCGGATCCTGCTCAACGGTCAACCCGTTTTCCTGCGCGGTATGTCAGCACATGAAGAAACCACGACCCGGTACGGTCGCAATGCAACACCGGATGACGGCAAGGCGGTCCTTTCGTTGATCAAGGAATTGGGTGGCAACTACGTCAGGCTCGCGCACTATCCGCACAACGCCCATACCGTCAAACTGGCGGACGAGATGGGGCTGATGGTTTGGTCAGAGATACCTGTCTATTGGGACGTGGACTGGCATGATACCGGCAGCCTCGCGGATGCCCGGAACCAGTTGGAAGAGATGATCACACGGGACCGCAACCGGGCCTCAGTGATCACGTGGTCGATCGGGAATGAAACACCGAATTCTGACGCACGCCTTTCATTCATGGAAAATCTCGCGGACCATGCCAGGGCCGTGGACAGCACCCGGCCGGTGTCAGCGGCGCTGGTGGGCGATGAGGTTGGCCAGCAACTCGGACAGGCCATTGCGGTTCGGGCCCTGACGTCTGACGACACACCGGAAGCGACAAAACAGGCCATCCGGGAATTCCTGGGACCTCTCAACAGCTGGCTGCTGGATCAAGCACTCGCGTGGGAGATCATCGATCCACAAGCGCCGATCATTATTGAGCTGGAAGACCCACTGGGCGACAGCGTCGATATTGTCGGCATCAATGAATATATCGGCTGGTACTACGCCGCCTTCCTTTCGCCAGTGTTCGATATTCCGGAGGCAGAACTGCGAGAGCAGATGTTTGAGCTGACGCCCAACATCACCCTCCGCAATGCATACGGAAAGCCGCTCGTCATCAGTGAAACAGGGGCTGGCGCCGTGGCTGGCCGACGCGACGCGGACATGTCCATCTGGTCTGAGGATTATCAGGCCAAGGTCTATGAACGGCAGATCGAAATGCTTCAGAATTCTGACCAACTGGCGGGCCTGTCGCCATGGATCATCAAGGATTTCAGATCCGCCATGCGACCGCTGAATGGTGTTCAGGACTTCTGGAACCGCAAAGGCCTTGTCTCCGAAACGGGTGAGCGCAAAGCCGCCTTTCATGTGCTAAAGGCTTATTATCAGGGTTTGGCTGCATCCGAAGCTGCACAGTCAGAACCGCCGCAAAACGCTAACGACGAACTGGAATAA
- a CDS encoding S-(hydroxymethyl)glutathione dehydrogenase/class III alcohol dehydrogenase, which translates to MKTRAALAVEAGRPLEIVEADLEGPREGEVLVEIMATGICHTDEFTLSGKDPEGIFPSILGHEGAGIVREIGPGVTSLGVDDHVIPLYTPECGECDYCLNPKTNLCQKIRTTQGQGLMPDGTSRFSVNGKPVHHYMGTSTFSNFTVVPAIALAKVRKDAPFDKICYIGCGVTTGIGAVIHTAKVEEGSVAIVFGLGGIGLNVLQGLRMVGAKMIVGVDLNDDREAWGRKFGMTHFVNPSKVSGDLTAHLIELTGGGGDYTFECIGNTDVMRVALESAHKGWGQSIIIGVAPAGAEISTRPFQLVTGRHWRGSAFGGARGRSDVPQIVDWYMDGKIEIDPMITHTLSLEEINKGFDLMHAGESIRSVVVY; encoded by the coding sequence ATGAAAACCCGTGCCGCCCTGGCTGTTGAGGCCGGACGACCGCTAGAAATTGTTGAGGCTGATCTGGAAGGCCCGCGCGAGGGCGAAGTGCTGGTGGAAATCATGGCCACCGGGATATGCCACACCGATGAATTCACGCTGTCCGGCAAGGACCCGGAAGGGATCTTCCCATCCATTCTGGGCCATGAGGGTGCCGGCATTGTGCGCGAAATCGGGCCGGGTGTGACGTCACTTGGGGTCGATGATCACGTTATTCCGCTGTACACGCCGGAGTGTGGTGAGTGCGACTACTGCCTGAACCCGAAGACAAACCTCTGCCAGAAGATCCGCACGACGCAGGGGCAGGGATTGATGCCGGATGGGACCAGTCGGTTCTCAGTCAACGGCAAGCCGGTGCATCACTATATGGGCACGTCCACATTCTCGAATTTTACCGTGGTGCCGGCGATCGCCCTTGCGAAGGTGCGCAAGGATGCGCCGTTCGACAAGATTTGCTACATCGGCTGTGGCGTCACCACAGGCATTGGTGCGGTCATTCATACGGCCAAGGTGGAAGAGGGCTCCGTTGCCATCGTCTTCGGCCTCGGCGGCATCGGGCTTAACGTGCTGCAGGGCCTGCGCATGGTTGGCGCCAAGATGATCGTCGGCGTTGACCTCAATGATGATCGCGAAGCCTGGGGCCGCAAGTTCGGCATGACGCATTTCGTAAATCCGTCAAAGGTATCCGGTGACCTGACGGCACATCTCATTGAGCTGACGGGCGGCGGCGGCGACTACACCTTTGAGTGCATCGGCAATACGGACGTCATGCGCGTGGCGCTTGAAAGCGCGCATAAGGGCTGGGGACAATCCATCATTATTGGTGTTGCGCCAGCTGGTGCCGAGATTTCCACGCGGCCCTTTCAGCTGGTGACCGGGCGTCACTGGCGTGGTTCCGCCTTTGGCGGGGCGCGTGGCCGGTCAGACGTTCCTCAGATTGTGGACTGGTACATGGACGGCAAGATCGAGATCGACCCCATGATCACGCACACCTTGTCGTTGGAAGAGATCAACAAGGGCTTTGATCTGATGCATGCAGGCGAGAGCATCCGTAGCGTGGTCGTCTATTAA
- a CDS encoding aldehyde dehydrogenase family protein: MAEQAYKLLIGGNLVDGDSTMDVVNPATEGVITKAPRASEGQLNDAVAAAKAAFPAWAATPIEQRRTVINAIANAIEAEAEDFARLLTQEQGKPLPDATGEVLGTVAFMRYFATLDMPVKVLDDNEGRRVEAHRKPLGVIGAIVPWNFPMILMAFKLPPALLAGNTLVLKPAPTTPLTTLKLAGLLKEIVPAGVVNVITDANDLGAPLTAHPDIRKVSFTGSTATGAKVMEGAAKLLKRVTLELGGNDAGIVLDDVDPKEAAPQLFQSAFQNSGQVCIAMKRLYVHESIYDEMCAELAKLAEEAIIGDGLEQGTQLGPLQNKMQYDKVKDLIEDARDSGNIIAGGTTPDQKGYFIRPTIVRDIEDGTRLVDEEQFGPVLPVIKYSDADDAVARANASPYGLGGSVWAKDTDRAYALADKMDAGTIWVNKHAELDPMIPFGGSKMSGVGAELGADGLEEFTQLKIINMAR; this comes from the coding sequence ATGGCGGAACAGGCATACAAGCTGCTGATTGGCGGCAATCTGGTGGACGGCGACAGCACGATGGATGTTGTCAATCCAGCCACCGAAGGCGTGATTACCAAGGCACCCCGTGCCTCCGAAGGGCAACTCAATGACGCGGTAGCCGCTGCAAAAGCCGCATTCCCGGCGTGGGCAGCCACACCGATTGAGCAGCGCCGCACCGTCATCAATGCCATCGCCAATGCTATTGAAGCGGAAGCCGAAGACTTTGCCCGTCTGCTGACCCAGGAACAGGGTAAGCCCCTGCCGGATGCAACCGGTGAAGTGCTCGGCACAGTTGCCTTTATGCGTTACTTCGCAACGCTGGATATGCCGGTCAAAGTGCTGGACGACAATGAAGGCCGCCGGGTTGAGGCCCACCGCAAACCGCTGGGTGTCATCGGCGCCATCGTGCCGTGGAACTTCCCGATGATCCTCATGGCGTTCAAGCTGCCACCAGCGCTGCTTGCCGGTAACACGCTTGTGCTGAAGCCAGCCCCGACTACGCCGCTCACCACACTCAAGCTCGCCGGCCTCCTCAAAGAGATCGTGCCTGCTGGTGTTGTGAACGTCATCACGGATGCAAACGATCTGGGTGCGCCGCTGACGGCCCATCCTGACATTCGCAAGGTGTCATTCACAGGCTCAACTGCAACCGGTGCCAAGGTGATGGAAGGAGCAGCCAAACTCTTGAAGCGCGTGACACTGGAACTCGGCGGCAACGATGCCGGTATCGTGCTGGATGATGTGGACCCCAAGGAAGCCGCACCACAGCTCTTCCAGTCCGCATTCCAGAATTCCGGTCAGGTCTGCATCGCCATGAAGCGTCTGTATGTGCATGAAAGCATCTATGATGAGATGTGTGCCGAGCTTGCCAAGCTGGCTGAGGAAGCCATCATCGGTGACGGTCTGGAACAGGGCACCCAGCTTGGGCCACTCCAGAACAAGATGCAGTACGACAAGGTCAAAGACCTGATCGAAGACGCCCGTGACTCCGGCAACATCATTGCCGGTGGCACGACGCCTGATCAAAAAGGCTATTTCATCCGCCCGACCATTGTGCGCGACATCGAAGACGGCACGCGCCTTGTGGATGAGGAGCAGTTCGGCCCGGTTCTCCCGGTCATCAAATACTCTGATGCCGATGATGCGGTCGCCCGCGCCAATGCGTCGCCTTATGGACTTGGCGGCTCCGTTTGGGCCAAGGACACAGACCGTGCCTACGCACTGGCTGACAAGATGGACGCCGGTACCATCTGGGTGAACAAGCACGCCGAACTGGACCCGATGATCCCGTTTGGTGGTTCCAAGATGTCAGGTGTCGGCGCTGAGCTCGGCGCCGATGGCCTTGAGGAATTCACCCAACTCAAGATCATCAACATGGCGCGCTAA
- a CDS encoding AbgT family transporter: MTQTAPRRSMLTRFLDGVERTGNALPDPVTLFALMIVLVVIASVIAAAAGVAVPHPGTGDVVEAKSLLAADQIQRLLVEMPKTFTSFAPLGYVLLVMLGVGVAEKTGFLTVALRSLVSGVSPRLITAALVFAGIMSSLAADAGYVVLIPLGAAIFMGAGRHPVAGLAAGFAGVAGGFSSNLILTPLDPLLAGITQEAARLVVADYVVEVTANYYLMLGLVPLFVIVGTWVTDKIVEPRLPKWEPTETPVPAVDGDVSAVERRGIQAALLSVVVLAAGVAALAWAPGFPLRGEDGSFLPLMRSLVSLMFIAFLVAGIAYGVTTRVIASDKDVVRMMADAMSDLGVYIVLAFIAAHFIAMFSWSNLGIISAVVGADTLRSIGFEGSPLLVSLILLAATINILVGSASAKWAFLAPIFVPMLMLLGLSPEATQAAYRIGDSSTNMITPLLPYFPLILIVGKRYDPNFGIGTLVATMLPFAIAFGVASTVFFVGWLALGLPLGPGISSTF, encoded by the coding sequence ATGACGCAGACCGCCCCACGCCGCAGCATGCTCACGCGTTTCCTCGATGGTGTGGAACGCACCGGCAACGCCCTGCCCGATCCGGTAACACTGTTCGCCTTGATGATCGTGCTGGTGGTCATTGCGTCCGTCATTGCAGCCGCAGCCGGTGTCGCAGTGCCTCACCCCGGCACCGGCGACGTTGTGGAGGCCAAGAGTCTTCTTGCCGCCGATCAGATCCAGCGGCTGCTGGTGGAAATGCCCAAGACATTCACGAGCTTTGCTCCGTTGGGCTACGTGCTGCTTGTCATGCTGGGCGTTGGTGTTGCGGAGAAAACGGGGTTCCTCACCGTTGCTCTGCGGTCGCTGGTTTCCGGGGTGTCTCCGCGCCTCATCACAGCTGCTCTCGTCTTTGCAGGCATCATGTCGTCGCTGGCGGCTGACGCGGGCTATGTGGTGCTCATACCTCTAGGTGCGGCTATTTTCATGGGGGCCGGAAGGCACCCGGTGGCAGGCCTCGCGGCAGGTTTTGCAGGTGTGGCCGGTGGCTTCAGTTCCAATCTCATCCTAACACCCCTTGATCCCCTTTTGGCGGGCATCACCCAGGAAGCAGCTCGCCTGGTGGTCGCGGACTACGTCGTTGAAGTAACCGCAAACTATTATCTGATGCTCGGTCTGGTGCCGCTCTTCGTCATTGTCGGCACCTGGGTGACCGACAAAATTGTCGAACCCCGTCTGCCCAAATGGGAACCGACGGAAACACCCGTCCCCGCTGTCGATGGTGATGTCTCAGCCGTCGAGCGTCGGGGCATTCAGGCCGCCCTGCTCTCTGTTGTGGTGCTGGCGGCTGGCGTGGCGGCGCTGGCATGGGCACCGGGCTTTCCCTTGCGCGGTGAGGACGGCAGCTTCCTGCCTTTGATGCGCAGCCTTGTTTCGCTGATGTTCATCGCATTCCTCGTCGCGGGCATTGCCTATGGCGTGACGACACGGGTGATTGCATCAGACAAGGACGTGGTGCGGATGATGGCAGATGCCATGTCTGACCTTGGCGTCTACATCGTGCTCGCATTCATCGCAGCCCACTTCATCGCCATGTTCAGCTGGTCCAACCTTGGCATCATCTCGGCTGTCGTGGGTGCGGATACTTTGCGCTCCATCGGGTTTGAGGGGTCCCCGCTTCTGGTATCGCTCATTCTTCTGGCGGCAACGATCAACATTCTGGTCGGCAGTGCATCGGCCAAATGGGCATTTCTGGCGCCGATCTTTGTCCCAATGCTCATGCTGCTGGGCCTGTCGCCAGAAGCGACGCAGGCCGCCTACCGTATCGGCGACAGTTCCACCAACATGATCACGCCGCTGCTGCCCTATTTCCCGCTCATCCTGATTGTCGGAAAACGCTACGATCCCAACTTTGGCATCGGCACACTGGTGGCCACCATGCTGCCATTCGCCATTGCGTTTGGGGTTGCCTCGACGGTGTTTTTCGTCGGCTGGCTGGCGCTTGGTCTACCTTTGGGGCCAGGTATTTCAAGCACGTTCTAA
- a CDS encoding iron chelate uptake ABC transporter family permease subunit, whose amino-acid sequence MLDDFFVRAVLAAVGVAAMAGPLGCFVVWRRMAYFGDTTAHAALLGIGLGITLGIDLTIGVAAVTISVALILLAMERHTGLALDTLLGILAHSSLALGVIVIALSPSLRVDLTAYLFGDVLSVSVADLAVIFGLAFAVLAALAFIWRKLVAATMDEELAAAEGINPARYRLALVLLLAVVIAVAMKVVGVLLVTALLIIPAAAARRLSSSPEQMALAAIGLAIAAAVGGLFMSLYLDTPSGPSIVIAAALIFSLSLLPLGPKRG is encoded by the coding sequence ATGCTGGATGATTTTTTTGTGCGTGCCGTATTGGCTGCCGTGGGGGTGGCCGCAATGGCGGGCCCGCTGGGCTGCTTTGTCGTCTGGCGGCGCATGGCCTATTTCGGGGACACGACGGCCCATGCGGCTTTGCTGGGCATCGGCCTTGGCATCACACTGGGTATAGACCTCACAATTGGCGTTGCCGCCGTCACCATTTCCGTCGCGCTCATCTTACTTGCCATGGAGCGGCACACGGGCCTTGCTCTGGATACATTGCTGGGCATTCTCGCTCACTCGTCGCTGGCGCTGGGCGTCATCGTCATCGCGCTGAGCCCGAGCCTACGTGTCGACCTGACGGCCTATCTTTTTGGCGACGTGCTCTCGGTATCCGTCGCCGACCTCGCCGTCATTTTTGGTCTCGCATTTGCCGTGCTGGCGGCACTGGCTTTCATCTGGCGCAAGCTTGTTGCTGCAACAATGGATGAAGAACTGGCCGCGGCCGAAGGCATCAACCCTGCCCGCTATCGCCTTGCCTTGGTTCTGCTTCTGGCAGTCGTAATCGCCGTCGCCATGAAAGTCGTTGGTGTGCTGCTCGTAACAGCCCTCCTGATCATTCCAGCAGCCGCAGCGCGCAGGCTTTCAAGCTCACCGGAACAAATGGCGCTGGCCGCTATAGGCCTGGCTATTGCCGCTGCTGTCGGCGGACTTTTCATGTCGCTCTACCTCGACACGCCGTCTGGCCCATCCATCGTTATTGCGGCTGCGTTGATCTTCTCCCTAAGCCTGCTGCCCCTTGGCCCCAAGCGGGGTTAA
- a CDS encoding metal ABC transporter ATP-binding protein, with the protein MTHLLSANAASVVIGERTLLHNINLSVDAGEIVTIIGPNGGGKTTLVRALLGIQHLSSGTVTRKPGLTIGYVPQRLTLNPMMPVRVSRLLTSTFARPRAKILAALEETGVAHLVDSSVHTLSGGEFRRVLLARALIQDPHILVLDEPVAGVDHAGELALYELIQRLRTDRGCGVLMVSHDLHVVMAATDKVICLNGHVCCTGQPHEVSQHSEYVRLFGPKAADALAFYEHRHDHEHDIGGDVAHDHSHDGHSHKEHTHAG; encoded by the coding sequence ATGACGCACCTTCTTTCTGCCAATGCAGCCTCCGTTGTCATCGGGGAGCGCACATTGCTGCACAACATCAACCTCAGTGTTGATGCCGGCGAGATTGTCACAATCATCGGCCCCAATGGCGGCGGCAAGACAACCCTTGTGCGCGCATTGCTGGGAATCCAGCACCTGTCATCCGGCACTGTGACCCGCAAGCCGGGCCTCACCATCGGCTATGTTCCCCAGCGCCTGACTCTCAACCCGATGATGCCTGTGCGCGTATCGCGTTTGTTGACGTCCACGTTCGCCCGGCCTCGCGCCAAAATTCTGGCCGCGCTGGAGGAAACCGGCGTCGCCCACCTCGTGGACAGCTCCGTCCATACGTTGTCCGGTGGCGAGTTTCGGCGCGTGCTTCTGGCGCGCGCGCTCATTCAGGATCCGCACATACTCGTGCTTGATGAACCTGTGGCTGGCGTCGATCACGCTGGCGAACTGGCGCTCTATGAACTGATTCAACGCCTGCGTACGGACCGCGGCTGCGGTGTGTTGATGGTGTCCCATGATCTGCACGTGGTCATGGCCGCAACTGACAAGGTCATTTGCCTGAACGGCCATGTGTGCTGCACCGGGCAGCCACACGAAGTGTCACAGCATTCTGAATATGTGCGCCTGTTTGGCCCAAAGGCTGCCGACGCTCTGGCGTTCTATGAACACCGCCATGACCACGAGCATGACATCGGCGGCGATGTCGCTCATGACCACAGCCACGACGGCCATTCCCACAAAGAGCACACCCATGCTGGATGA
- a CDS encoding Fur family transcriptional regulator, whose protein sequence is MTHSLFPTKTHNHDACRKDALANAQRHLAASKARLTPDRQAVLEVLLDSHRAQGAYDIMEQIDWRGRRPAPAVIYRALDFLVSHGLAHKIESLNAFMACPHADHAHKPMIMICRDCTQVAEFEAPGIGRAISKAAKDTGFVTEQTTVEVTGQCGTCAARGAA, encoded by the coding sequence ATGACCCATTCGCTTTTCCCCACCAAAACGCACAACCATGATGCCTGCCGCAAGGATGCGCTGGCCAATGCGCAACGGCACCTGGCCGCGAGCAAGGCGCGTTTGACGCCTGACCGGCAGGCCGTGTTGGAAGTGCTGTTGGATAGTCATCGTGCACAGGGCGCTTATGACATCATGGAGCAGATTGACTGGCGTGGCCGCCGTCCGGCGCCTGCGGTCATCTACCGTGCACTCGATTTTCTCGTAAGCCATGGATTGGCCCACAAGATTGAAAGCCTCAATGCCTTCATGGCCTGCCCGCACGCGGACCATGCCCACAAGCCGATGATCATGATCTGTCGTGACTGCACGCAGGTGGCTGAGTTCGAAGCCCCCGGCATCGGCCGCGCCATTTCCAAGGCGGCGAAAGACACGGGCTTTGTGACAGAGCAAACCACAGTGGAAGTCACCGGCCAGTGTGGCACTTGCGCCGCCCGGGGCGCCGCATGA
- a CDS encoding zinc ABC transporter substrate-binding protein, producing the protein MSHLARTSNLALRLVTGASLGMLAFTGQAAAQANVVATIPAVHSVVSGVMGTTATPHLLVSGAASPHTYSLKPSNAQALADSQLVVWVGPQMEAFLDGELKTLAPDASVVTMLSLDDAVTHSIRVGGLWDAHDHSAHGGHDDHGDEHHGEEEHSDHKGHDEHAGHDDHDHDKHAHDEHAHDDHDDHKDHAKHDDHTSHDEHASHDEHAHEDDADVDAHMWLDPRNAIVLSAAVKGELARIDPDNAATYEQNHAAQVAMLEALDTEVAGSLEAVADVPFIVFHDAYQYLEARYELSSVGSITVSPEVAPGAARVRAMKERIQERNAHCVFAEPQFKPSILEAVIEGTDAKSGVLDPVGADIEPGPQMYPQLVRKLAADLTACLGS; encoded by the coding sequence ATGAGCCATCTTGCCCGGACTTCCAATCTTGCGCTGCGCCTTGTTACAGGTGCCAGTCTCGGCATGCTTGCCTTTACAGGACAGGCCGCCGCCCAGGCAAATGTCGTGGCTACAATTCCCGCGGTTCATTCTGTCGTCAGCGGTGTGATGGGCACGACGGCGACGCCTCATTTGCTGGTGAGCGGTGCGGCCTCTCCTCATACCTACAGTCTCAAGCCATCCAATGCCCAGGCGCTTGCCGATTCTCAGCTTGTGGTCTGGGTGGGTCCGCAGATGGAAGCGTTTCTTGATGGTGAATTGAAAACACTGGCACCGGACGCAAGTGTCGTGACCATGCTGTCCCTGGATGATGCGGTTACGCATTCCATCCGCGTTGGTGGTCTGTGGGATGCCCATGACCACTCGGCCCATGGTGGACATGACGACCATGGTGATGAACATCACGGTGAAGAAGAACACTCGGACCACAAGGGCCATGATGAGCACGCGGGTCATGACGACCACGATCATGACAAACATGCGCATGACGAACACGCGCATGATGACCATGACGATCACAAGGACCATGCCAAGCACGACGATCACACCAGCCACGACGAACATGCCAGTCACGACGAACATGCTCATGAAGATGATGCAGATGTTGATGCGCATATGTGGCTCGACCCGCGAAACGCCATCGTTCTGAGCGCGGCAGTTAAAGGCGAGCTGGCTCGCATCGACCCGGACAATGCAGCGACCTACGAACAGAACCACGCTGCGCAGGTTGCAATGCTGGAAGCCCTCGACACAGAAGTGGCCGGCTCACTTGAAGCAGTAGCAGATGTGCCATTCATCGTGTTTCACGATGCGTACCAGTATCTGGAAGCGCGTTACGAGCTGAGCAGCGTTGGCTCAATCACCGTGTCACCGGAAGTCGCGCCGGGTGCTGCGCGTGTCCGTGCCATGAAAGAACGCATTCAGGAGCGCAACGCGCACTGTGTATTTGCGGAACCTCAGTTCAAGCCGAGCATTCTGGAAGCCGTCATTGAAGGCACCGATGCCAAGTCCGGTGTTCTTGATCCAGTGGGTGCTGATATTGAGCCAGGCCCGCAAATGTACCCGCAACTGGTGCGCAAGCTGGCGGCAGACCTGACGGCGTGCCTGGGCTCTTAG